One Salvia splendens isolate huo1 chromosome 12, SspV2, whole genome shotgun sequence genomic window carries:
- the LOC121757252 gene encoding histone H2AX-like, producing the protein MSSNAASTTKGGRGKPKASKSVSRSSKAGLQFPVGRIARFLKAGKYAERVGAGAPVYLSAVLEYLAAEVLELAGNAARDNKKNRIVPRHIQLAVRNDEELSKLLGHVTIANGGVLPNIHQTLLPKKTGGRDKEIGSASQEF; encoded by the coding sequence ATGAGTTCCAACGCCGCATCTACCACCAAGGGCGGAAGAGGCAAGCCCAAGGCCTCCAAATCCGTCTCCCGCTCCTCCAAAGCCGGCCTCCAGTTCCCCGTCGGCAGAATCGCTCGTTTCCTCAAGGCCGGTAAATATGCCGAGCGCGTCGGAGCCGGCGCCCCTGTCTATCTATCCGCTGTCCTCGAGTACCTCGCCGCTGAGGTGTTGGAGCTTGCTGGAAATGCTGCTAGAGACAATAAGAAGAATAGGATTGTTCCGCGACACATACAGCTGGCAGTGAGGAACGATGAAGAGTTGAGCAAGCTGTTGGGGCATGTGACAATAGCTAATGGAGGTGTTTTGCCAAATATTCACCAGACTCTGTTGCCGAAGAAGACTGGCGGAAGGGACAAAGAGATCGGTTCTGCGTCGCAGGAATTTTAA
- the LOC121758072 gene encoding nascent polypeptide-associated complex subunit beta-like has translation MNVEKLMKMAGSVRTGGKGTMRRKKKAVHKTTTTDDKRLQSTLKRIGVNAIPAIEEVNIFKEDVVIQFVNPKVQASVAANTWVVSGTPQNKKLQDILPQIINQLGPDNLENLKKLAEQFQKQAPAASSGAAEDDDDDVPELVAGETFEAAAEEGQTQTS, from the coding sequence ATGAATGTCGAAAAATTAATGAAGATGGCCGGTTCGGTCAGAACTGGTGGGAAGGGTACAatgagaagaaagaagaaggcAGTACACAAGACGACCACCACAGATGACAAGAGACTTCAAAGTACGTTAAAGAGAATTGGAGTGAATGCCATACCTGCAATCGAGGAAGTTAATATTTTCAAGGAAGATGTGGTTATACAATTTGTCAACCCGAAAGTGCAAGCATCTGTTGCAGCCAACACCTGGGTTGTTAGTGGCACTCCTCAGAACAAGAAATTGCAAGACATTCTTCCTCAAATTATCAACCAGTTGGGTCCGGATAACTTGGAGAATTTGAAAAAGTTAGCAGAACAATTCCAGAAGCAGGCACCGGCTGCTAGTTCTGGTGCAGCAGAAGACGATGATGACGATGTACCAGAACTCGTAGCTGGTGAGACCTTTGAAGCTGCTGCGGAGGAAGGACAGACACAGACCTCCTAA